The Arctopsyche grandis isolate Sample6627 chromosome 5, ASM5162203v2, whole genome shotgun sequence genome includes a window with the following:
- the Cip4 gene encoding formin-binding protein 1-like Cip4 isoform X3 has translation MSWGTELWDQYDSLSIHSQKGIDFLEKVGHFMKDRCAIETEYAGKLRRLVKNYQPKKKEEDDYQFTPCKAFRVMMNEINDLAGQHEVVAENLGASVIRDLTLLTKELKEERKKHLNEGSKLSQTLQAQEIVLERSHRNYEKAFREAERAIDNYQRAEADLNLSRADVEKQRINMTSKSQQCEETKIEYANQLQKTNDLRRSHYNLLLPEVFRQLQELDEKRIKNIKNFIHNSAEIERNVFPIISKCIDGIVRAGDLINEKEDTLMVIERYKSGFVPPGDHPFEDLSKSGGSGNGIGGDSIDGHRGGSDPSLHHQQHHTVKGTMSGGKLKKRVGIFGIFSSNKKLIEACHSVKNNMSMDAKEDYGDLPPNQRRKRLEAKLQELKKQVNQEQAAMDGLMKMKGVYEANTALGDPMTVEGQLNECCNKLEKLHAEVARYSNWLESAQGGAGVGNGAGASNNTGAIAPYSHSKLNGGGVHSNEESLSRSESDSSVSAPAHKNSAPNTPQPNHGSGGSPESGLGTSHNSLGAGGPTVAVSEIETSEFDGEFYPEEPLQPLGTCKALYPFEATSEGSMGMQEGEELLLVELDQGDGWTRVRRAHLAQEGFVPTTYIQCTLYS, from the exons GACCAATATGACAGTCTGTCGATCCACTCACAAAAAGGCATCGACTTTCTGGAGAAAGTCGGTCATTTCATGAAGGATCGTTGCGCCATAGAAACAGAATATGCAGGAAAACTTAG GAGATTAGTGAAAAATTACCAACCCAAGAAAAAAGAGGAAGATGACTATCA ATTCACACCTTGTAAAGCATTCCGCGTGATGATGAATGAAATAAACGATTTGGCGGGTCAACACGAAGTCGTAGCGGAAAACCTCGGGGCTAGCGTAATCCGAGATCTCACATTGCTTACGAAAGAATTGAAAGAAGAAAGAAaa AAACACTTAAACGAGGGTTCAAAACTGTCGCAGACTTTGCAAGCTCAAGAGATAGTATTAGAACGTTCACATCGAAATTATGAAAAAGCTTTCCGGGAAGCGGAAAGAGCGATAGACAATTATCAACGTGCGGAGGCTGATCTTAATCTTAGTAGAGCAGAT gTAGAAAAACAGCGAATAAATATGACTTCCAAATCGCAACAGTGCGAGGAGACTAAAATAGAATACGCTAACCAAttacaaaaaacaaatgacCTTCGTAGATCACATTATAATCTTTTACTTCCAGAAGTATTCAGACAACTTCAG GAACTAGACGAAAAAAGAAtaaagaatattaaaaattttatacacaattcAGCCGAGATCGAAAGAAACGTCTTtccaataatttcaaaatgtatagaCGGCATAGTGAGAGCGGGAgatttaataaatgaaaaagag GACACATTGATGGTGATCGAACGGTACAAGTCTGGATTTGTACCACCCGGCGATCATCCTTTCGAGGATCTCAGTAAATCTGGCGGATCTGGTAACGGAATCGGAGGTGATTCGATCGACGGACACCGCGGTGGTTCCGATCCGTCTTTGCATCATCAGCAGCACCATACAGTTAAAGGGACAATGTCGGGGGGGAAATTGAAAAAGCGTGTAGGAATCTTTGGAATATTTAGCTCAAATAag AAGTTGATCGAGGCCTGTCACTCGGTGAAG aaTAATATGTCTATGGATGCAAAGGAGGATTATGGAGACTTGCCACCCAATCAACGACGAAAACGGCTCGAAGCCAAATTGCAAGAATTGAAAAAACAG gttaACCAAGAACAAGCTGCAATGGATGGCTTAATGAAAATGAAAGGAGTTTACGAAGCCAACACGGCTTTAGGTGATCCTATGACAGTTGAAG GTCAGCTCAATGAATGTTGCaacaaattagaaaaattacaTGCGGAAGTCGCCAGGTATAGTAATTGGTTAGAATCGGCTCAAGGTGGAGCAGGGGTGGGCAATGGCGCCGGAGCCAGCAACAACACGGGGGCGATAGCTCCATACTCGCATTCGAAACTCAACGGAGGAGGCGTCCATAG TAATGAAGAATCCCTATCTAGGTCGGAGAGCGACAGTAGTGTTAGCGCACCCGCTCATAAAAACTCTGCCCCGAACACGCCGCAACCGAACCATGG CTCTGGTGGTAGTCCCGAGTCTGGTTTGGGCACGTCGCATAACAGTTTAGGGGCAGGTGGACCTACGGTAGCCGTAAGTGAAATAGAAACCAGCGAATTCGATGGAGAATTCTATCCCGAAGAACCGTTACAACCTCTCGGCACGTGTAAAGCGCTATATCCATTCGAAG caACTTCCGAGGGTTCAATGGGTATGCAAGAAGGTGAAGAATTGTTGTTAGTGGAATTGGATCAGGGCGATGGTTGGACTAGAGTCCGTCGAGCACATCTCGCTCAAGAAGGATTCGTTCC